Part of the Deltaproteobacteria bacterium genome is shown below.
TAATGATTCAAAAGGAAAAAGGGATTTTAAATGTCTGTAATATCTTTTTTCTATGACAGCTATCAGGAACCTGGAGTTATGTGTAAGGCACCAATTATAGACAGCCTTATAAAGCAGATGACCTGTTGTCAAATCTAAATCACCGACCTTATCTGCCCTGCGCTCTTTTTTAACACAGATCCTTGTGCATTCTACCATATACGGAAGTTTCTTAAACGGCTTATCCTTTGGGAGCAGACATGCAAATTCCTTTTCAACCATAAAAGGATAATTGGATTGGATGAGGCGGACATAACCAATAAGAGGCAGATCCTCACCTGTCTGCGCAGACAGGTCAAATAACCCGATAGGGATGGCAAATTTGTCATAGGCATCTGTTTCTCTTTTATCCGGAGAGGGCGGAACCCATTTAAGCTCATCCACAAAAACCTCATGCCTCAAACGATACGCCGCATCCATCTCCTCAGGGGCGCTTAAGGTCTTTATTAAAAGATTATCTTCTTGAAAAATCAGTTCCATGTCTGAACTTTTAGCAGGAACCGGTTTTTTATGTAACTGGCAGGAAGCCCAGTTTGATATTTTATAAATTAGGTATAAAATATAAGATTTTGCTACCTGTCCTTTTGGACAGTTAGTTTTTCCTTGACACAGGTATATAATCTGCTCAACCAAAACAAACCCTTTATTCATGCGAAGGCTTATATACATACCGATTATCCATGGCGAGATAGACATGGGCTCTCTCGCAGACAGGCTCAAAGAGGAGTACATCGCAAAATTTGGCGCGGATAAATGGAGGGAACATCTGAATGTTGCAGACGAACTCTGGAATGAGATAAGGATGAGGCTGGAGAGATTAAATCTGGATTATAAAAAGGTGAAGTTATTTCAGGACGGTTTGCCCAAGAGCGGTAAAGAAATGGACATAGTCAGGGAACTGGC
Proteins encoded:
- a CDS encoding acyl-homoserine-lactone synthase, producing MELIFQEDNLLIKTLSAPEEMDAAYRLRHEVFVDELKWVPPSPDKRETDAYDKFAIPIGLFDLSAQTGEDLPLIGYVRLIQSNYPFMVEKEFACLLPKDKPFKKLPYMVECTRICVKKERRADKVGDLDLTTGHLLYKAVYNWCLTHNSRFLIAVIEKRYYRHLKSLFPFESLGGFLRMGDGVLAGTVLLDWRDFERVSLERRPDFMEWMTTIQVPLPVHAHAPSGLLLHGSY